The following are encoded together in the Oreochromis aureus strain Israel breed Guangdong linkage group 18, ZZ_aureus, whole genome shotgun sequence genome:
- the LOC120434118 gene encoding piezo-type mechanosensitive ion channel component 2-like, which yields MNRAPRTGTACLWSCLPPLPSLPFFYFIHLLLIPLFPEPTSTTVQGHTGCLLLSLFLLHITYQITSTSTASWPGTLTTRVSVRIC from the exons aTGAACAGAGCACCGAGGACAGGCACAG catgtctttggtcctgtcttcctcccctcccctccctgccTTTCTTCTACTTCATCCATCTCCTGCTGATCCCACTCTTCCCAGAGCCTACAAGCACAACAGTGCAAG GCCACACAGGGTGTTTGCTGCTGTCCCTCTTCCTGCTTCACATCACCTATCAGATTACGTCCACATCCACAGCTTCGTGGCCTGGAACTTTAACT ACACGGGTGAGCGTGAGGATTTGTTAG